One region of Paralichthys olivaceus isolate ysfri-2021 chromosome 12, ASM2471397v2, whole genome shotgun sequence genomic DNA includes:
- the cimip5 gene encoding uncharacterized protein C2orf50 homolog, with amino-acid sequence MDLNNVRRASSAGYRLPERSNGARPTITQPPADRTRRAKGGDPVCVEQSPARSDPATRDQLWRELVWSERRGLREWEKNWSFLRDYDQMGQLKPEEPLPSYTSLFSDRVPNTTTQMLGSKLSTPLGRELVRLDRLLLWSGSYHKSKKDPEMLPS; translated from the exons ATGGACCTGAACAATGTGAGACGAGCCTCCTCTGCAGGATACCGCTTACCGGAGCGATCCAACGGAGCCAGGCCGACAATTACGCAGCCTCCAGCGGACAGGACGCGGCGCGCTAAGGGAGGAGACCcggtgtgtgtggagcagagtCCGGCCAGAAGTGATCCTGCGACCCGGGACCAGCTGTGGAGAGAGCTGGTgtggagtgagaggagaggccTGAGGGAATG GGAGAAGAACTGGAGCTTTCTCAGGGACTATGATCAGATG ggacAGCTGAAGCCAGAGGAGCCATTGCCCAGCTACACATCGCTCTTCTCCGATCGCGTCCCTAACACCACCACCCAGATGCTCGGTAGCAAACTGTCCACTCCACTGGGGAGAGAACTGGTCAGACTGGACCGGCTGCTGCTCTGGTCTGGGAGCTATCACAAGAGCAAGAAGGATCCAGAGATGCTGCCCAGCTAG